The proteins below are encoded in one region of Paenisporosarcina cavernae:
- a CDS encoding HAD family hydrolase, with translation MDSIIFDLDGTLWDPINTVLAAWNKQILAYDASKSPLTRKDFEGIMGMQLHEFSGILFPDMEEKERATLINACCESEHAEIEKIGGNLYPNVEKVLKELSKKYPLFIVSNCNDGYIEAFYAYHKLDPYFQDFENPGRTGLSKGENIQLVMERNNLSAPIYIGDTDGDRRSAEFAGIPFVYAAYGFGKVDGYDMKIESVEELLTKIDYI, from the coding sequence ATGGACAGTATTATATTCGATTTAGATGGTACACTGTGGGATCCAATTAATACCGTTTTAGCTGCTTGGAATAAACAAATTCTTGCTTACGATGCTAGTAAATCTCCGTTAACGAGAAAAGATTTCGAAGGCATTATGGGAATGCAGTTACATGAGTTTAGTGGCATTTTATTCCCCGATATGGAGGAGAAAGAACGCGCGACGCTAATCAATGCGTGCTGTGAATCAGAGCATGCCGAAATTGAGAAGATTGGCGGGAACCTTTATCCGAATGTAGAAAAAGTTTTAAAGGAGCTTTCAAAGAAGTATCCATTATTTATCGTCAGCAATTGTAATGACGGTTATATTGAAGCGTTTTATGCGTATCACAAGCTGGATCCATACTTTCAAGACTTCGAAAACCCAGGGAGGACAGGATTGTCAAAAGGAGAAAATATTCAACTCGTGATGGAGAGAAATAATCTCTCTGCACCTATCTATATTGGTGATACCGATGGAGACCGAAGATCGGCAGAATTTGCGGGTATACCGTTTGTCTACGCGGCGTATGGATTTGGGAAAGTGGATGGCTATGACATGAAAATAGAGTCGGTGGAAGAGTTACTCACGAAGATCGACTACATATAG
- a CDS encoding S16 family serine protease yields the protein MNKSKVVSITLPILYYLLFLISYLQEAITELLFVFFLLVGIVILGIWLTILLLKKRKKPGKRKNIAIATSILTVLFCYEFVLLGYASVTHIAYRYVQPDEALAGSSIYSIGVGEMEIRNVESMQAAKELLLQERVKVLSIIEVTNRMIYGVKNRQLLTWLHLRKGNLTEDTRKNVTRYLGKEDPWLKNFLDRPKIDAYSAGLSLALNGRVKEGDFENHVPIAVTGAVNENGTVLTIGNIKEKIQIIEKTGIPYFIVPSENAKEAATIKKELHANVEIYDVTTVEEAIQVINRLNETR from the coding sequence ATGAATAAATCGAAAGTTGTTTCTATCACACTTCCAATTCTATACTATCTCCTTTTTCTTATCTCGTATTTGCAAGAAGCCATTACAGAGTTACTATTCGTTTTCTTTTTGTTGGTTGGAATAGTGATACTTGGAATTTGGCTAACTATTTTATTGCTCAAGAAACGGAAGAAGCCCGGTAAAAGGAAAAATATTGCTATTGCAACAAGCATCCTAACGGTTTTGTTTTGTTATGAATTTGTTTTACTCGGGTACGCTTCTGTTACGCATATAGCGTATCGATATGTTCAGCCTGATGAAGCATTAGCTGGCTCATCCATTTATTCCATTGGGGTTGGTGAGATGGAGATACGGAACGTCGAAAGTATGCAGGCAGCGAAGGAATTGTTGCTTCAAGAACGTGTAAAAGTACTCTCTATAATAGAAGTAACGAACAGAATGATCTATGGGGTTAAAAACAGACAATTGCTCACATGGCTCCATCTTCGGAAAGGAAATTTAACAGAAGATACTAGAAAAAATGTGACGCGCTACTTAGGTAAAGAAGACCCATGGCTCAAAAATTTTCTAGATCGTCCAAAGATAGATGCCTATAGTGCGGGGTTAAGTTTAGCTTTAAATGGGCGTGTTAAAGAAGGAGATTTTGAAAATCATGTCCCTATAGCTGTGACTGGAGCGGTTAATGAAAATGGGACCGTTTTAACAATTGGAAACATAAAAGAAAAAATTCAAATTATCGAAAAAACGGGGATTCCTTATTTCATTGTACCGAGTGAAAATGCGAAAGAGGCAGCGACTATAAAAAAAGAACTTCACGCAAACGTCGAAATTTATGATGTGACGACTGTAGAAGAGGCAATCCAGGTGATTAACCGTCTCAATGAAACGCGTTAA
- a CDS encoding type II toxin-antitoxin system death-on-curing family toxin produces MNIKLLSDEQYLAIHYAIMKKHDDLDQAGIKYLDRFEAMIERPSSHFFGEELYPSVVEKACCIYHSITTTHIFQNGNKRTAFAAFLVFLRMNGFTISLTNKQAEDFTVYLAVDEKFKSNDAVSILVREMEPYIKPLKPDNF; encoded by the coding sequence TTGAACATCAAACTATTGTCGGATGAGCAATATTTAGCAATACATTATGCGATTATGAAGAAACATGATGATTTAGACCAAGCGGGTATAAAATATTTAGACCGATTCGAAGCAATGATTGAAAGGCCATCCTCACACTTTTTCGGTGAAGAATTATATCCTAGCGTGGTGGAAAAAGCTTGCTGTATATATCACTCCATAACTACAACACATATTTTTCAGAATGGTAATAAACGAACCGCATTTGCTGCATTTCTAGTTTTTCTCAGAATGAACGGTTTCACGATTTCTTTAACGAATAAACAAGCGGAAGATTTCACAGTATATCTAGCAGTAGATGAAAAATTTAAATCAAATGACGCAGTTTCAATTTTAGTTCGAGAAATGGAGCCGTATATCAAACCACTCAAACCTGACAACTTCTAA
- a CDS encoding YbjQ family protein: MLIVTTERIENYEVKEVYGPVFGLTVRARGLGKDIVASFKGLMGGEISQYTEMLEDARKQAVDRMVVNATAMGANAIVMMRFDSGEIGQNMSEIVAYGTAVRVEKKQ; this comes from the coding sequence ATGTTAATCGTTACAACAGAAAGAATCGAGAATTATGAAGTGAAAGAAGTGTATGGGCCTGTTTTTGGTTTGACGGTTCGAGCACGAGGACTTGGAAAAGACATTGTGGCATCGTTTAAAGGGTTGATGGGTGGAGAGATTAGTCAGTATACAGAAATGCTCGAGGATGCGAGAAAACAAGCGGTAGATCGGATGGTCGTCAATGCGACTGCAATGGGAGCAAATGCGATTGTTATGATGCGTTTTGACTCGGGTGAAATAGGACAAAACATGAGCGAAATTGTGGCGTATGGAACTGCAGTCAGAGTAGAGAAGAAACAGTAA
- a CDS encoding GNAT family N-acetyltransferase, protein MNISIRSCTMNDLYALQTLGILTYDETFRAHNTDVIMKEYLDAAFHLNKLKRELENDNSGFYFASVDDKLAGYLKVNVGAGQTEDMGEDTLEIERIYVLQEFQKHGVGKLLYQKALDIANENEKKKIWLGVWENNFNALAFYNKLGFVRHSSHSFFMGDDEQLDYIMLKEI, encoded by the coding sequence ATGAACATTTCAATACGCTCCTGCACAATGAATGACCTTTATGCGCTCCAAACGCTCGGAATACTAACTTATGATGAAACGTTTAGAGCCCACAATACGGACGTGATAATGAAAGAGTATTTGGATGCTGCATTTCATTTAAACAAGCTAAAACGAGAGCTTGAAAATGACAATTCTGGTTTCTACTTTGCGTCTGTTGATGACAAGTTGGCTGGTTATTTAAAAGTGAACGTAGGCGCTGGGCAAACGGAAGATATGGGAGAAGATACGCTGGAAATTGAACGTATCTATGTTCTACAGGAATTTCAAAAGCATGGTGTCGGCAAGCTTTTATACCAAAAAGCATTGGATATTGCGAATGAAAACGAGAAGAAGAAAATTTGGCTAGGCGTATGGGAAAACAATTTTAATGCACTTGCTTTTTACAATAAACTTGGTTTTGTCCGTCATTCATCACACTCCTTTTTCATGGGAGATGACGAACAATTGGATTACATAATGTTGAAAGAAATTTAA
- a CDS encoding AbrB/MazE/SpoVT family DNA-binding domain-containing protein, translating to MKEKRFTRKIHQTGNSLTVGIPSEISEKLNLQKGEELEAIFVEGKDEIIYRKKEISYLPKGIDKEFLTVLEGVIDDYHEALLNLKDR from the coding sequence ATGAAAGAAAAACGTTTTACTCGAAAGATTCATCAGACTGGAAACAGTTTAACAGTCGGTATTCCTTCTGAAATTTCCGAAAAGCTGAACCTTCAAAAAGGTGAGGAGCTTGAAGCGATATTTGTAGAAGGAAAAGATGAAATAATTTATAGAAAAAAAGAGATTTCTTATTTACCTAAAGGAATTGATAAAGAATTTTTAACAGTTCTTGAAGGCGTGATTGATGACTACCACGAAGCATTGCTTAATTTAAAAGATCGCTAA
- a CDS encoding flavin monoamine oxidase family protein: protein MDNFPVVIIGAGLSGLRIASLLMEHNIPFKVIEARERVGGRVLTASASSSQKELNVDLGPTWFWPESETFMTKLVHELKLETFEQYTTGAMLSERTPSQPPERFHLPENAIAKSRRFEGGVQSLIDALYRKIPLNQLELSTRAVTVQLLNNSEVVVESICQNGEHKKEQARAVVMTVPPRIISRDIQFIPSLPTVVTTHLQQTATWMAGQAKFVAVYDRPFWREKGLSGYATSWVGPLQEIHDASPQNDGAALFGFVGIPAIERQSLGKDQVIQFALDQLVRLFGQEAASVKEIFYQDWSLEKETATKEDFPPLRDFPHYHPILVKGEWNNKIFFAGTETSAEFGGHLEGALRSAEFVVEQLRNLNK, encoded by the coding sequence ATGGACAATTTTCCTGTCGTCATTATTGGAGCCGGGTTAAGTGGTTTACGTATTGCCTCTTTGCTGATGGAACATAATATTCCGTTCAAAGTAATAGAAGCACGGGAACGAGTTGGAGGAAGGGTTTTAACCGCTTCCGCAAGTAGCAGTCAAAAAGAGTTGAACGTGGACTTAGGTCCAACGTGGTTCTGGCCGGAGAGCGAAACGTTCATGACGAAATTAGTCCATGAGTTGAAGTTAGAAACATTTGAGCAATATACGACAGGAGCAATGCTTTCTGAACGGACTCCAAGTCAGCCGCCAGAACGCTTTCACTTGCCTGAAAACGCTATTGCTAAGTCACGTCGATTTGAAGGTGGCGTACAATCATTAATCGATGCCTTGTATAGAAAAATCCCGTTAAACCAGCTAGAACTTTCCACCCGTGCCGTCACTGTTCAATTACTGAACAATTCAGAAGTAGTCGTGGAATCTATCTGCCAAAATGGAGAGCACAAAAAAGAACAAGCGAGAGCGGTCGTCATGACCGTACCTCCACGTATTATTTCACGGGATATTCAGTTTATTCCTTCCTTACCAACAGTCGTAACAACACATCTCCAACAAACGGCAACTTGGATGGCGGGACAAGCCAAATTTGTTGCGGTATATGACCGGCCGTTTTGGCGTGAGAAAGGTCTTTCTGGATATGCAACAAGCTGGGTTGGTCCTCTACAAGAAATACATGATGCATCTCCTCAGAACGACGGAGCTGCTCTATTTGGATTTGTGGGAATTCCAGCTATAGAAAGACAGTCGCTAGGAAAAGATCAAGTAATTCAGTTTGCGCTCGATCAACTTGTTCGATTATTTGGCCAAGAAGCTGCGAGTGTAAAAGAGATTTTTTATCAGGATTGGTCGTTAGAGAAAGAAACTGCCACAAAAGAGGATTTTCCACCATTACGTGATTTTCCACACTACCACCCTATCTTAGTAAAGGGAGAATGGAACAACAAAATCTTTTTCGCAGGAACAGAAACGAGTGCAGAGTTTGGCGGTCATTTAGAAGGTGCGCTTCGTTCTGCAGAATTCGTTGTAGAACAACTGCGTAACCTTAATAAGTAG
- a CDS encoding aminoglycoside phosphotransferase family protein yields the protein MTTLDNIKRILEDNYALSIEKIKELSIGSDPNSKVYEIIDRNETSYFLKARIGEEQNVGTLVLAALHSQGIEHVIAPLQTRNGEVGVRKEDVSYYLFPFIESKDAYEIELSDSQWTELGEVLRRIQSVQLPDVLVELLPKEDFRSRNVEIVKKYDDCFMTEQFVNKLAARLAVFWREHRRYILQLVENTERASERLVRQDHEFVLCHSDLHPGNIVVSTEGNLFLVDWDTPILAPKERDLMFIGGGHRFRNENSEAFYQGYGQTEVNISALTYYRNERILADIAVDTMQILEQEGSLEDREQAYYFLTRQFEPWREVEVALKVFS from the coding sequence ATGACAACATTAGATAATATAAAGAGAATCTTGGAAGATAATTATGCTCTTTCCATTGAAAAAATAAAGGAATTATCTATTGGAAGTGATCCTAATTCAAAAGTATACGAGATTATAGACCGAAATGAGACCAGTTACTTTCTCAAAGCGCGTATTGGGGAAGAACAAAACGTCGGAACTCTCGTGTTAGCTGCACTTCATTCACAAGGAATAGAACATGTGATAGCTCCACTTCAAACGCGGAATGGTGAAGTAGGCGTGAGGAAAGAAGATGTGTCGTATTATCTCTTTCCATTCATTGAAAGTAAGGATGCATATGAGATCGAGTTGTCCGATTCTCAGTGGACGGAACTCGGAGAAGTATTGCGAAGAATTCAATCGGTCCAACTTCCAGACGTTTTAGTGGAATTACTTCCGAAAGAAGATTTTCGTTCAAGGAATGTAGAGATTGTAAAAAAATATGATGATTGCTTCATGACTGAGCAGTTTGTAAACAAACTAGCAGCACGCTTAGCCGTTTTTTGGCGCGAACATCGACGATATATCTTGCAGTTAGTAGAGAACACAGAACGTGCAAGTGAACGATTGGTTAGACAAGATCATGAGTTCGTCTTATGTCATTCTGATTTACATCCTGGAAATATTGTTGTTTCAACCGAAGGAAATTTGTTTCTCGTGGATTGGGATACTCCTATTCTTGCCCCAAAGGAACGCGATCTAATGTTCATCGGGGGAGGGCATCGTTTTCGAAATGAAAATAGCGAAGCTTTCTATCAAGGGTATGGACAGACAGAAGTAAACATAAGCGCGCTCACCTATTACCGAAATGAACGGATTTTGGCGGATATTGCGGTGGATACTATGCAAATTCTCGAGCAAGAAGGTTCGTTAGAAGATCGTGAACAAGCGTATTATTTCCTGACTAGACAGTTTGAACCTTGGAGAGAAGTAGAGGTTGCACTAAAAGTATTTAGTTAA
- a CDS encoding DUF1428 family protein, which translates to MYSVIYLYPVKLENKAKFVSINKQAGEIYVEYGALSDETFQPVHIDGKYNSIGLGENIELHENETLMFSIATFIDKGHHDEVLEKVDQDSRILSLFEDMKATIDITRIVRGEFERV; encoded by the coding sequence ATGTATTCTGTCATCTATTTGTATCCGGTGAAATTAGAAAACAAAGCGAAATTTGTTTCAATCAATAAGCAGGCTGGGGAAATTTATGTTGAATATGGTGCACTGTCGGATGAAACGTTCCAACCCGTTCATATTGACGGGAAATATAACAGTATTGGACTAGGCGAAAATATCGAACTTCACGAGAATGAAACACTGATGTTTTCCATCGCGACCTTTATTGATAAAGGACATCATGATGAGGTGTTAGAAAAAGTGGACCAAGATTCTCGCATCTTGTCCTTATTTGAAGACATGAAGGCAACGATTGATATCACTCGCATTGTTCGCGGAGAATTCGAACGAGTGTAA